The DNA segment AAGAGTTTTTTACTGGGAAGACCGAAGCCTATAGTTGGCTAGATACAACCATCAACAAATCATTTTTCGATGGCGCGTTTATCACCACATTAGGTGCGCGAAATATATTTGATGTCACTGCAGTAAACACCACCGCGTTTGAAGGCGGAACCCATAACGGTCCGCCCACACAAATACCCTTGGGCTATGGACGCTCTTACTTTTTAAAACTAACCTATCATTTAACCCTATAACCATGTCAATATTTAAATCATTTAAAATACTACTTGTCGCATGTATTGCTACTGCTACCTTAGTTTCGTGTAGCGATGACGATACTACGACGGTACAAGGCGAGCCTTTTGTGGCAGCGTTTGAGAACCTTTCGGCTAACTTAGGAGAAATAGAAGGCAATGAGGATATCAAACTAGTGTATTCAGAAACTGCTTCAGAAAACGGAGCGATCACACTTTCGTTAGAAGCTACGAATGCGGTATACGGAGAGGACTTTACAACGGAACCTGCTGCGGAAGGAAACACGATTACCTTGCCTATTACTGAGGGAACAAGAGAAAATACAATAGCTTTCAATAAACTGAATGCTAATTTAGATGAAACAGTAGTTATTACTTTTACTATTACCGACATTTCATATCCTAATGCTCAGATACAAGGTAATACTGCTTTTGCTTTAAATAGTTCCGCTTCTTTAGGGCGTTCATTAGCCCCAGAAGTAGGTGGTCCCAATGAGCAAAACCAAGTGTATATTGATTTAAGTTCCGAAAAAACAACTGTTGTACAACGTGATTCTTGGGATCTAGGGTTTTATGCTGGAAATGAATTTCGAGTAGCAATAAACGGTTCCATTTATATGGCTACGGCACAATTGGATGCTACCAATATTGATGCGGTAACCGAAGCCGATGTTACGGGTATACAAGACCAAGTAGCGGTGGGAACCTTCGATCCCGCTAATGTTGCATATATAGATCATCCTGACGGAAACATTACCAAAAATGCAATTGGTGCTATAAGTGACACCGATGCTGATAACAAGGTGTATTTAGTGAATTTAGGATATGAAGTAGGAAACACTACAGCAGAACAAGGAAGTGTAACTGTAGCTGGAGATGCTAGAGGTTGGAAAAAGATTCGCGTATTAAAACGAGGGGACGATTACCTACTACAATATGCCGATCTAAATGCTACCACACACCAAGAAGTGACCATTTCGAAAAACAGTGGATATAATTTTACCTTCTTCAGTTTCAACACCAATAATGTTGTTTCTGTAGAACCGGAAGCAGACCAATGGGATATCAACTTTACAGTTTTTACCAATATAATAGAAGAGGCTGGTTCCTATGGTTATTCAGATGGGGTTTTGCACAACCGTAAAGGAGGCGTGGTGGCCTATGCCATCAATACAGATGAAGTGAGCACCACCTATGATGACTTTTCATTGAGTAACCTAAACACAGCCAACTTTCAAGAAGACCAACGTACTATAGGCAGTAGCTGGAGAGAGGTGATTAATGAAGATAAGGTATTGTTTGATAATATGTTTTACATCATTCAAGATCTAAACGGAAACACCTATAAACTAAAATTCACAGCTCTATTGAGCGACCAGGGAGAACGTGGATACCCTGAATTCAAATATCAATTATTACAATAACAAGTAAACCTATTACAAACATTACAACAGATAAAAGAATGAAAAAAATACTACATATTGCAGCCTTTATAGCAACGGGATTCGTTGCCACTGCACAAGAAACCATCAACCTTTCTATGGGTGCTAATTATGAAAATGAGGTCTACGTAAAATTAGCAGACGAAACACAGAACACCTATGCCGCTGCTAGTTGGGATGTAGCCTTTTTACGTAACAGTGCACAGAATATTGGCATTCGTGTAAACGATGGCGCCGGAATACAGGTGTTTGAAGCAGCGAACGACCCAGCAGAATGGAACAATATCGATGTAACTAATGAAGCATCTTGGACACCATTATATAACGATGATACCAATTGGGACAACGGAGCCTTTATGCAGGGATCAGCTACGTATGGTTGGGGAGAGTATAACCCAGCAACCCACCACGTAGAAGGAACCATCATCTTTGTATTGAAATATGCCGATGGTACCTATCGTAAGTTTATAAACGAAGACTTTTTTGGCGGGTACACATTTAAGTTCGCTACTTGGGATGGTAGCGCTTGGGTAAATGAAACGACTACAACAGTTGATAATGATGATAACCCTAATAACCGTTACAACTACTATTCATTACAAAACAACGAAGCCGTTGTAGCTGAGCCAGCTGTAACAGAATGGGATATGGTGTTTAGAAAATATGTTACAGAATTACAGGCAAATACAATGTATAATGTAACTGGCGTGTTACATAATCCAAATATCACCGTAGCGCAAAACGAAGAACCAACGGGAGAAGCAGATCCTGCTAATGTAACCTACTCTGAAGAAATTAATACTATAGGGTACGATTGGAAAAGCTTTGACGGTTCAGGATATTTAGTAAACAGTAATATGGCGTATTATGTTAAATATGATGAAGATACCGTATACCGATTGGTATTTACTTCATTTGAAGGGTCTTCAACTGGAAACATCGAGTTGGAATATCAAGATGTATCTAGTTTATTAGGATTTGAAGATGTAACAGAAGATGTTTCCTTCGGAATGTTTCCAAACCCTACTACCAATGGTCAAGTATCAATTGTGTATGATGTAGCTAATACTGTTTCAGTAAAAAATACGATTGAAGTATATGCAATCAACGGAGTGAAAGTATATTCAGAAACGATGTCTACTGCATCTGGTTTTTATAACAAGACATTAGACCTTTCAGGCCTACAAAGTGGTATGTATATGGTTACCTTTACCGCCGGAAAAAACAGTGTAACGAAGAAACTAATTTTGAACTAGTATAATTATGAAAAAGACAATTTTTGCGTTAATAGGATTAATAGCTATCAGTGCTAGCAGTAATGCACAAAGCAAACAAGAAAAGGATAGAGAGGCTATAAAGAATATGTGTGGGTGTTACGAAGTAACCTTCAACTTCACTGAAACATTTGAATATGTAGAAGATTCTACTTACATACCGTCAAAAACTAAAATAGCTGGTGGTTTAGAGTGGGCAGAACTTATTGAAGATAAAGATGATAAGGTGTCTATTCAGCATCTATTAATTGTAGGGCCACCCAACCAGCCACATATAGTAAAACACTGGCGTCAGGATTGGGAATATGAAAATACCGATCTATATCTATTCAACGGTGATAACCAATGGACCTATACTAAAAAGCCAAAAAGCGACGTAAAAGGACAGTGGACGCAGAAAGTATTTCAGGTAGATGATAGTCCGAGATACGAAGGCTCTGCTACTTGGGTACACGTAGATGGTAAAAGCTATTGGGAAAATACTACAACAGCACCTTTGCCACGAAGAGAGTACACCCAACGTAGTGATTATAATGTAACAATGCGCGGAAACCGTCACGAGATAACCGATTTTGGTTGGATACACGATCAAGACAATGAAAAAATTGTACGAAAAGAAGGCGCAGAAGATGTAGTAATCGCCAAAGAAAAAGGGTACAACGTGTACAAAAAAGTAGATGACAGCAAGTGTAAAGCAGCCCAAGACTGGTGGAAAGAACACCAAGACAAATGGGCTACGGTTCGCGCGAAGTGGGACAACGTATTTGGAAAAGACGAAGACTTAGCCTTAAAAGAAAAAGTAGATAACAAAGTATTGTTTAAATACTTGTTTGATGAAAATATGACCGATAAGAAAGAAATAAACGGAGTGATCGACTCTTTTGTAATCGAAAAATAAATAAAATATGAGCTGCCTAAAAAAAATAAACTTGTGTTTGGTATTGTTAGTAAGCACGTTTGCTAGTGCACAGACCAATAATTCATTCTTAGAAAGAAGCTTTTGGAAAACCAATCCGACTATACCAGCCGTCGAACAAAAAATAAAAGAAGGCAACGATGTCACACAGTTAAATTCCTATGGATTTGACGGTGTTACCTATGCTATCTTGGAAGACGCCCCATTAGCTACCCTTAAGCATATGCTAACAAAAGAAGGGAATGGTGTGAATAAATTAACCCACGACGGACGAACCTATATTTTTTGGGCAGCTTATAAAAACAATATTGACTTAGTAAAGCACCTATTACAAGCACGTGCCCGAACCGATATTCGGGATGACCATAGTAATACCATTGCGTTGTTTGCTGCTGGAGCCGGAAATACCAATGCAGAACTATACGATATATTAGCGCAACACGGCGCCGATCTATCGAACGAAACCACTAAAAACGGTGCAAACATTCTATTATTAGCAGCGCCGCATGTAAAAGACTTGAGTGAGTTGGATTATTTTGTTTCTAAAGGGATGTCCTTACAAAGCACCGATACAGCTGGGAATGGCATCTTTAATTATGTAGCCAAAACAGGAAATGCCAACCTATTGGATGCCCTCATCGAAAAAGGAGTTGCATATAAAGAGCTAAACAAAGAAAAAGGCAATGCAATGCTTTTCGCGAGTCAGGGTACACGAGGCACCACCAACGGACTGGAAGTGTATCAATATTTAGAGTCAAAAGGCATTAACCCAAACGTGACCACTACTGAAGGCGTAACCCCATTGCATACATTAGCATATAGAAGTGATGATAAAGCAGTACTAAACTACTTTATTAAAAAAGGAGTGGATGTAAACCAAGCCAATGAAGAAGGCAACACAGCTTTTATGAATGCAGCCTCGGCAAATAATATGGAGATTGTAACACTATTGGCAGAGAAGGTTACAGATATAAACCATACCAACAAAAAAGGACAATCAGCATTAAGCTTGGCAGTAGCCAATAATACTGCTGAAGTAGTAGCGTATCTGTTAAAAAATGGAGCAGATGCTTCCGTAACCGATACAAACGGAAATACATTGGCATACTACGTGATGGATGGGTATAGTTCAAAAGAAGCAACTGATTTCAATAAAAAACTGACGCTTCTAAAACAAAACAATGTGTCGTTAACCACGCTTCAGGAAAAGGATAATAGCTTATATCACTTGGCAGTAGCTAAAAACAACGTAGACTTGTTGAAGTTGGTCGTGAAAATGGCAGATAAGAAACAACTGCAACAAAAAAATGCAGATGGCTTAACACCGTTACATTTGGCAGCGATGAAAGCAAAAAACGATACCATATTAAAATATTTGTTGTCGTTAGGCGCTGATAAAAATGTGGTTACCGATTTTGAAGAAACAGCGTACGATCTAGCAAGTGAAAACGAACAATTAGAAGCAAATAACATTGATCTAAACTTTCTGAAATAATATGAATATGAAAAAGTTGATAAAAATACTACCCGTTTTAGTAGTAGTCTTAGTGTTGGCGGCAAGTTTTACGCCTACC comes from the Marixanthomonas ophiurae genome and includes:
- a CDS encoding HmuY family protein; protein product: MSIFKSFKILLVACIATATLVSCSDDDTTTVQGEPFVAAFENLSANLGEIEGNEDIKLVYSETASENGAITLSLEATNAVYGEDFTTEPAAEGNTITLPITEGTRENTIAFNKLNANLDETVVITFTITDISYPNAQIQGNTAFALNSSASLGRSLAPEVGGPNEQNQVYIDLSSEKTTVVQRDSWDLGFYAGNEFRVAINGSIYMATAQLDATNIDAVTEADVTGIQDQVAVGTFDPANVAYIDHPDGNITKNAIGAISDTDADNKVYLVNLGYEVGNTTAEQGSVTVAGDARGWKKIRVLKRGDDYLLQYADLNATTHQEVTISKNSGYNFTFFSFNTNNVVSVEPEADQWDINFTVFTNIIEEAGSYGYSDGVLHNRKGGVVAYAINTDEVSTTYDDFSLSNLNTANFQEDQRTIGSSWREVINEDKVLFDNMFYIIQDLNGNTYKLKFTALLSDQGERGYPEFKYQLLQ
- a CDS encoding ankyrin repeat domain-containing protein produces the protein MSCLKKINLCLVLLVSTFASAQTNNSFLERSFWKTNPTIPAVEQKIKEGNDVTQLNSYGFDGVTYAILEDAPLATLKHMLTKEGNGVNKLTHDGRTYIFWAAYKNNIDLVKHLLQARARTDIRDDHSNTIALFAAGAGNTNAELYDILAQHGADLSNETTKNGANILLLAAPHVKDLSELDYFVSKGMSLQSTDTAGNGIFNYVAKTGNANLLDALIEKGVAYKELNKEKGNAMLFASQGTRGTTNGLEVYQYLESKGINPNVTTTEGVTPLHTLAYRSDDKAVLNYFIKKGVDVNQANEEGNTAFMNAASANNMEIVTLLAEKVTDINHTNKKGQSALSLAVANNTAEVVAYLLKNGADASVTDTNGNTLAYYVMDGYSSKEATDFNKKLTLLKQNNVSLTTLQEKDNSLYHLAVAKNNVDLLKLVVKMADKKQLQQKNADGLTPLHLAAMKAKNDTILKYLLSLGADKNVVTDFEETAYDLASENEQLEANNIDLNFLK
- a CDS encoding T9SS type A sorting domain-containing protein, whose amino-acid sequence is MKKILHIAAFIATGFVATAQETINLSMGANYENEVYVKLADETQNTYAAASWDVAFLRNSAQNIGIRVNDGAGIQVFEAANDPAEWNNIDVTNEASWTPLYNDDTNWDNGAFMQGSATYGWGEYNPATHHVEGTIIFVLKYADGTYRKFINEDFFGGYTFKFATWDGSAWVNETTTTVDNDDNPNNRYNYYSLQNNEAVVAEPAVTEWDMVFRKYVTELQANTMYNVTGVLHNPNITVAQNEEPTGEADPANVTYSEEINTIGYDWKSFDGSGYLVNSNMAYYVKYDEDTVYRLVFTSFEGSSTGNIELEYQDVSSLLGFEDVTEDVSFGMFPNPTTNGQVSIVYDVANTVSVKNTIEVYAINGVKVYSETMSTASGFYNKTLDLSGLQSGMYMVTFTAGKNSVTKKLILN
- a CDS encoding DUF6607 family protein, coding for MKKTIFALIGLIAISASSNAQSKQEKDREAIKNMCGCYEVTFNFTETFEYVEDSTYIPSKTKIAGGLEWAELIEDKDDKVSIQHLLIVGPPNQPHIVKHWRQDWEYENTDLYLFNGDNQWTYTKKPKSDVKGQWTQKVFQVDDSPRYEGSATWVHVDGKSYWENTTTAPLPRREYTQRSDYNVTMRGNRHEITDFGWIHDQDNEKIVRKEGAEDVVIAKEKGYNVYKKVDDSKCKAAQDWWKEHQDKWATVRAKWDNVFGKDEDLALKEKVDNKVLFKYLFDENMTDKKEINGVIDSFVIEK